One genomic window of Ictalurus punctatus breed USDA103 chromosome 23, Coco_2.0, whole genome shotgun sequence includes the following:
- the dlec1 gene encoding deleted in lung and esophageal cancer protein 1, giving the protein MYINMQEESAQRCENGIEPSMNRHKPASEKTQDISHLLASIFKDLYTTEVIGKDTVANLTKSYRRENDHHAKYVEALQQVHLEYNRRIQDADMLEKHIIQARLKASVKEEHVQSQLMEEVGESYHQLGLPPVRSTFMWCVDNRLLKSHNLICPQDYITQQVPFVNAPQGKSVPGFAQPTVSYNMHVSTQPQDDGYTIIPEPVTAQSLLEESEGTFTLPSSQETFSIRNDSSKKVRQAPKPLSKEKLRHEDSAALQNLKKCQNFLRNPHFQPLSHQRGGKSLIMPEKKVEKGVKGKKERSIPEDPVPIFIANPPVVLFTDYRIGDVYETTVELRNITAASRHVRVIPPTTPHFSIGLGRFPGDGGVVAPGMNCQYTVRFAPDSLADYEDFLVVETQSPYPLIIPVQAHRPPPVLTLPDVLDLGYCLVGGVKPMNVVCHNVGYSAGTFCIMPKRQWPASSLRSAVTACFAEEPPFAISPSLFYLLPGQVEVMQVVFFPTTAESLAQSFTIVCDNCHVRDFSIQGTGQLVMLELVAVEGGEDLPALGELRDLTADHFIRFDPTNVHSVLQKKVMIKNNTHLELPFHWQIMKPNLQCLLPGETPDPSCIQHHVATDNAFSVSPATGLLAPAQECVFLLTYCPEELRDYHSVCHLVIMNVPNLQNIHDNSPASQRSDPVGDVIVMELEVKGSTEPFKILLEPYALFISGESYIHTSIRKGFKMWNHSKSAICFQWEFISDCHNIEIQPSFGEIETNECFDMDLVLTGGRPGRLTTTLQCHVQHQSNPVVLPIEVTFKGPELSVNVPSVDLGLLQLGQEVCTTLEISNSSPLEAQWSLEEMRTDPALDQGQVIIEPSQGVLPPSSSCSVNVIFRAVCCQSFESVLQLAVPNGTGCHLPIRAEVQCPQVCLLSSQMVLPDLYIGVAQSGKATLFNQTLLPAHFVWCKLQGPQAHLCSASFTPSCGTLGPNAHMEISVSFTAHTDEELTEVTAVCEVEEMEKPLVLSFCSKAKGLSVSYSLPHTNCAASDVPDEQPVVLDFTEDELAFIGKSSSRQLLITNHTAISASFIMEAEVFSGCQSTESVQKSKHGGRYVKTPLRVMQSKKIEEKEYEDFVRGLLAHGKGVAFFVEPAKGTLGPFETVTINITAHSNMWGDYEDHLVCKVGDLEPTLIPMRISVKGCPIYFQMIGPQPENQNQGPIIRFGTHISGGDTVSRSLRLNNTSAYDIRLDWLTYNKETEDRKLIDLLVAYGEPFPLKDVDGNELVGGPNSHVALLARLDQSQTPSTEGSSSSLRTKSETSDFEEEQCEEDKRGAQVSLVSMRKLFNVFIQPHEGYASDYPYCITPQQIVVPAGGTSTIHVSFTPLTLSDTASSHTCVGYALGFMSLDSKVVPSLVGKVARAQGYELEPLRLDMLACVKPAILTVQMEEDEDALEFSAAASDLLDGHTLRQECVTVRTLQLINSTDVPLSFTLNTQWPFSVLQHTHRAGSNSPSHTHRLVGHAERQHTLLLPPKHNKQVRVAFHLSASLLTHQSQPCTEAPPTVTMLCGERGERRLRFQQSLTIQYSNNSEQSVALCAHLALPTLHLSSDSMDFGTCYVGQTRVKEVYLSNRGGSRSFWTALLGVDAEEKSKVFRVTPDHGLLKPVEHPISSSRQALEISFTPSDQESFQTTITVQGILGEPCLTLQIYGRGSFDERYISQAPDT; this is encoded by the exons atgtatataaatatgcaaGAGGAATCTGCCCAAAGATGTGAAAATGGCATCGAGCCCTCCATGAACCGACACAAACCAGCATCAGAGAAAACTCAA GACATTTCTCATTTACTGGCAAGTATATTCAAAGACCTGTACACAACAGAGGTCATTGGAAAAGACACTGTTGCCAATCTCACCAAATCATACAGGAGAGAAAATGACCACCATGCCAAATACGTGGAGGCACTACAGCAG GTTCATTTAGAGTACAACAGGCGAATTCAAGATGCTGACATGTTGGAGAAGCACATCATTCAGGCCCGACTGAAGGCCAGTGTTAAAGAGGAGCATGTCCAGTCTCAGCTCATGGAGGAGGTGGGAGAATCCTACCATCAGCTTGGCTTACCTCCAG TCAGGTCAACCTTCATGTGGTGTGTGGACAATAGACTTCTCAAGAGTCACAACCTGATTTGCCCCCAGGACTACATAACACAGCAAGTGCCATTTGTTAACGCTCCACAAG GGAAATCTGTGCCTGGCTTTGCTCAGCCAACTGTCTCTTACAACATGCACGTGTCCACACAGCCCCAGGATGACGGCTACACGATAATCCCTGAGCCTGTTACGGCCCAGAGTCTGCTGGAGGAGTCAGAGGGGACGTTCACGCTGCCCTCCTCACAAGAGACCTTCTCTATTAGAAACGATTCCTCTAAG AAGGTCCGTCAGGCGCCTAAACCATTATCTAAGGAGAAGCTGAGACATGAGGACAGTGCCGCCTTGCAGAATTTAAAGAAGTGCCAAAACTTTCTGCGCAACCCTCACTTTCAGCCTTTGAGTCATCAACGAGGGGGGAAATCTCTCATCATGCCAGAGAAGAAGGTGGAGAAAGGAGTAAAGGGCAAGAAAGAGAG GTCTATCCCTGAAGATCCTGTGCCAATTTTCATCGCCAACCCACCTGTAGTCCTGTTCACGGACTACCGTATCGGTGACGTCTATGAG ACCACAGTGGAACTGAGGAACATTACCGCCGCCAGCCGCCATGTGCGTGTCATCCCACCCACCACTCCACACTTCTCTATTGGTCTAG GCAGGTTCCCTGGTGATGGAGGTGTCGTAGCTCCTGGTATGAATTGCCAATACACGGTGCGCTTTGCCCCTGATTCTCTGGCTGATTATGAGGACTTCCTGGTGGTCGAGACACAGTCACCATATCCTCTGATTATACCAGTGCAGGCGCACAGACCCCCACCAGTACTCACAT TGCCGGATGTACTGGATCTAGGATACTGTCTGGTCGGAGGGGTGAAACCCATGAATGTGGTGTGTCATAATGTTGGTTATAGCGCTGGAACTTTCTGCATCATGCCCAAGAGACAGTGGCCTGCTTCCAGCCTCAGG TCTGCAGTGACAGCCTGCTTTGCAGAAGAGCCTCCGTTCGCAATCAGCCCTTCTCTGTTCTACTTGCTCCCAGGCCAGGTTGAGGTTATGCAG GTTGTTTTCTTCCCCACGACTGCCGAAAGCTTAGCTCAGAGCTTCACCATCGTCTGTGACAACTGTCATGTGAGGGATTTCTCTATACAAG GCACGGGTCAGCTGGTCATGCTGGAGCTGGTGGCTGTAGAGGGCGGTGAGGATCTTCCTGCACTTGGGGAACTGCGTGACCTGACTGCCGATCATTTTATAAGATTTGACCCGACCAACGTGCACTCTGTGCTCCAGAAAAAAGTGATGATCAAGAACAATAC GCATTTGGAGCTGCCGTTCCACTGGCAGATCATGAAGCCCAACCTGCAGTGTCTGCTTCCTGGAGAGACTCCAGATCCATCCTGCATCCAGCATCACGTTGCCACTGACAACGCCTTCAGCGTCAGTCCAGCCACTGGCCTGCTGGCTCCTGCACAAGAGTGTGTGTTCCTCCTTACATATTGCCCAGaggag TTGAGGGATTATCACAGTGTCTGTCACTTGGTCATAATGAACGTCCCGAATCTGCAGAACATTCATGACAAcag TCCTGCTTCTCAGCGGTCGGACCCGGTTGGTGACGTGATCGTGATGGAGCTTGAAGTAAAAGGCTCCACTGAGCCATTCAAGATCCTTCTAGAGCCGTACGCCCTGTTCATTTCAGGGGAGAGCTACATACACACCAGCATCCGCAAGGGATTTAAG atgtGGAATCACAGCAAGTCAGCCATTTGTTTTCAATGGGAGTTTATCAGTGACTGCCACAATATTGAGATCCAGCCCTCATTCGGAGAAATAG AAACGAATGAGTGTTTTGATATGGATCTGGTCTTGACCGGAGGCCGACCGGGTCGCCTAACCACCACACTTCAGTGTCATGTTCAACACCAGTCAAACCCTGTAGTCTTGCCCATAGAGGTCACATTTAAG gggCCGGAATTATCTGTAAACGTACCCAGTGTGGATCTGGGGCTCCTACAGCTGGGTCAGGAAGTCTGTACTACTCTCGAGATAAGCAACAGCAGCCCTTTAGAAGCCCAGTGGAGCCTGGAAGAGATGCGCACTGACCCTGCACTCGATCAGGGACAG GTGATCATAGAGCCCAGTCAGGGTGTTCTGCCTCCTTCAtcttcctgcagtgtgaatgtGATTTTCAGAGCCGTGTGCTGTCAGAGCTTTGAGTCTGTCTTGCAGCTTGCTGTGCCGAATGGCACCGGTTG TCACCTGCCTATTCGAGCAGAGGTCCAGTGTCCTCAGGTGTGTTTGCTGAGCTCTCAGATGGTGCTTCCTGATCTGTATATAGGAGTCGCACAGAGCGGCAAAGCAACGCTGTTTAACCAAACTCTACTGCCGGCACACTTCGTGTGGTGTAAG ctCCAGGGCCCTCAGGCTCATCTCTGCTCTGCCAGCTTTACCCCATCCTGTGGCACTCTGGGGCCCAACGCACACATGGAGATCAGCGTGTCCTTCACCGCGCACACTGAC GAGGAGTTGACCGAAGTAACAGCTGTGTGTGAGGTGGAAGAAATGGAGAAACCTCTTGTGCTCAGCTTCTGCTCCAAAGCCAAGGGTCTGAGCGTGTCCTACTCTCTGCCTCATACAAACTG TGCTGCATCAGATGTTCCTGATGAGCAGCCAGTTGTGTTGGACTTCACCGAAGACGAGCTAGCCTTTATTGGCAAATCATCGAGCAGACAGCTGCTGATAACCAATCACACCGCAATTTCAGCCTCTTTCATCATGGAGGCAGAGGTCTTCAGTGGATGCCAGTCCACGGAATCAGTCCAAAAGTCTAAACACGG GGGTCGTTATGTGAAAACGCCTCTCCGAGTTATGCAATCAAAGAAAATAGAGGAGAAAGAATACGAAG ACTTTGTGCGTGGACTTCTAGCTCATGGGAAAGGTGTGGCGTTCTTTGTCGAGCCAGCGAAAGGGACGCTGGGGCCTTTTGAAACTGTCACCATTAACATCACTGCTCACAGCAACATGTGGGGCGATTATGAAGACCACCTCGTCTGTAAA GTTGGAGATCTGGAGCCGACGCTTATTCCAATGAGAATATCTGTCAAAGGGTGCCCTATATACTTCCAGATGATTGGACCACAGCctgagaatcaaaaccaagggccAATTATACG ATTTGGAACTCATATTTCTGGAGGTGACACAGTGTCCCGGTCTCTCCGTTTGAACAACACCAGTGCATATG ATATCCGATTGGACTGGCTGACCTACAACAAGGAAACCGAAGACAGGAAGTTAATAGACTTGCTCGTGGCATATGGTGAACCTTTTCCTCTTAAGGACGTTGACGGTAATGAGCTTGTCGGAGGTCCGAACTCCCACGTGGCTTTATTGGCGAGGTTGGATCAAAGCCAAACTCCCAGCACAGAAGGAAGCAGCTCGTCTCTCAGAACCAAATCGGAGACTTCA GATTTTGAAGAAGAACAGTGTGAGGAAGACAAGCGAGGAGCACAAGTTTCTCTGGTTTCAATGAGGAAACTGTTTAATGTATTTATCCAGCCGCACGAGGGATATGCTTCAGATTACCCATACTGCATCACTCCACAGCAGATA GTGGTCCCTGCAGGAGGTACTAGCACCATCCATGTTTCTTTTACCCCTCTCACACTGTCTGATACAGCCAGCAGCCACACATGTGTGGGTTACGCTCTTGGCTTCATGTCACTGGACTCGAAG GTGGTGCCGAGCCTTGTGGGTAAAGTGGCCAGAGCTCAGGGTTATGAGCTGGAACCTCTGAGACTGGACATGTTGGCGTGTGTTAAACCAGCCAT tctgaCAGTCCAgatggaggaggatgaagacgCTTTGGAGTTCAGTGCTGCTGCTAGTGATTTACTCGATggacacacactcagacag GAGTGTGTGACCGTGCGCACGCTGCAACTTATCAACAGCACCGACGTTCCTCTGAGTTTCACACTCAACACCCAGTGGCCATTTTCTGtcctgcagcacacacaccGGGCCGGCTCCaactctccatcacacacacacaggcttgtgGGACATGCTGAGAGacaacacacactgctgctgccACCCAAACACAACAAGCAG GTGAGGGTGGCTTTTCACCTCTCAGCGTCCCTCCTGACCCATCAGAGTCAGCCGTGTACCGAAGCCCCGCCCACTGTGACAATGCTGTGTGGtgagagaggagaaaggagaCTGAGATTTCAGCAGTCTCTTACTATTCAGTACAGCAACAACTCTGAACAG AGCGTAGCTCTGTGTGCCCACTTGGCACTACCCACGCTGCACCTCTCGTCTGATAGCATGGACTTTGGCACCTGTTACGTGGGTCAGACCAGAGTTAAAGAAGTGTACCTCTCCAATCGTGGTGGCTCCAGAAGTTTCTGGACCGCACTGCTAG GTGTAGATGCTGAAGAAAAGAGTAAAGTGTTCAGAGTCACTCCAGACCATGGGCTCTTAAAACCAGTGGAGCATCCCATCTCCTCCTCTAGACAAGCGCTAGAGATCAGCTTCACCCCGAG TGATCAGGAGTCATTCCAGACCACAATCACTGTGCAAGGAATTCTGGGAGAGCCCTGTCTTACTCTGCAGATTTATGGAAGAGGATCTTTTGATGAGAGATACATATCCCAAGCACCTGACAcctga